In Topomyia yanbarensis strain Yona2022 chromosome 2, ASM3024719v1, whole genome shotgun sequence, one DNA window encodes the following:
- the LOC131678279 gene encoding embryonic polarity protein dorsal isoform X1 — protein sequence MSFPTRSTATFSRSVIRRRVRHNSSASSSSSTSSSDYEHLNLFHKLDRLKQSPLAGMYNTVVHSETTICNKPTYPIVSPTTKLIPRGKADIIVEEMPPSAPEKPFVVITEQPQSKALRFRYECEGRSAGSIPGVHSTPEQKTFPSIEVRGYKGRAVVVVSCVTKDPPYRPHPHNLVGKEGCKKGVCTVEINSSSMTYTFSNLGIQCVKKKDIEDALRLREEIRVDPFKTGYSHAKQPATIDLNAVRLCFQVFLEGQQRGRFTEPLQPVVSDIIYDKKAMSDLVICKLSDITATVAGGKEIILLCEKVAKEDISVRFYEEQHGKIVWEDIGEFQHTNVHKQVAICFRTPRYRTLEVEHSVMVNIQLRRPSDGATSEPLPFELVPLDSGRRRFWSLQHDILKNDSPENEVFKKILLEGTVAPAELKPTPPVSPSQSDEVIVLDTPIAENKPIVTEQIPSEQKTTEWIERNEFNDANNNSVDNQMMEESVSVEQQVPKEDEDKTLNELLEQVAELDEIYTDHQLRRENMIIENELKNLEKTVPIGLVENGEKMDIDDVFDDAATYTSLQRAFKNPVPLALGPPVPPRPFFQFEVEPGDYDAVEPAVVCPPTIEITSLKRDSRDEEKLPPLPPKRAKPNSQNKENFDGDEVILHSIIRKGSMRSLTPRPQSDQIIIMKSPDSPPNKKLPPTPPASPVKSDYGTLPKSKKPGFFSKLFSRKKSKSDLSGSTSTLNNKGTPGASKEPSVVNFESGDSVRASIRSKTEKGEKRKAGKPVARSASSVSYKQRPTTESNPDVIYIPLKGDGPSTNLSFRTGNGGSGTHLSLPGNENYERASTASLPPLDRKAVSALQLDVPIQDGNLELVAIADARSIKNLVEGDFGIKLDPSVDLTEAEHFALYTSIAPNAALSEFDDTSCYYSLVEPGPFIFQQQPHIRPNSTAYSADV from the exons ATGTCCTTCCCGACGCGATCCACCGCAACGTTCTCACGCAGTGTCATCCGGCGTCGCGTTAGACACAACTCATCGGCATCCTCCTCATCGTCTACATCTTCATCCGACTATGAACATTTGAATCTGTTCCACAAACTCGATCGCTTGAAGCAGTCACCCCTAGCCGGAATGTACAACACGGTTGTTCACAGTGAAACCACTATCTGCAATAAGCCCACCTATCCCATTGTTTCACCCACCACAAAACTCATACCAAGAGGAAAAG CTGATATAATCGTCGAAGAAATGCCCCCTTCAGCACCCGAGAAGCCATTCGTCGTCATCACCGAACAGCCGCAGTCCAAGGCACTCCGCTTTCGGTATGAATGTGAAGGACGTTCGGCCGGTTCGATACCGGGTGTGCACAGTACACCGGAGCAGAAAACCTTCCCCAGCATCGAGGTACGCGGTTACAAGGGCCGAGCCGTGGTGGTAGTTTCCTGCGTTACCAAGGATCCACCGTATCGGCCCCATCCGCACAATCTAGTCGGTAAGGAGGGCTGCAAGAAGGGTGTCTGCACGGTGGAGATCAACAGTAGTAGTATGACCTATACCTTCAGCAATCTCGGTATTCAGTGCGTCAAGAAGAAGGACATCGAGGATGCGCTGCGATTACGAGAGGAGATACGGGTGGATCCGTTCAAAA ctgGATACAGTCACGCTAAGCAACCCGCCACCATCGATCTGAACGCCGTCCGACTTTGCTTCCAAGTGTTTCTGGAGGGTCAACAGCGGGGACGCTTTACGGAACCGCTGCAGCCGGTGGTGTCCGATATTATCTACGACAAGAAGGCCATGTCGGATCTGGTGATTTGTAAGCTTAGTGACATTACGGCTACGGTGGCCGGTGGCAAAGAGATTATTCTGTTGTGCGAAAAGGTCGCCAAGGAGGACATTTCGGTGAGATTTTACGAGGAACAGCACGGCAAGATCGTGTGGGAGGATATTGGCGAGTTTCAGCATACCAACGTGCACAAACAGGTGGCTATCTGCTTCAGAACGCCACGCTATCGAACGCTGGAGGTGGAGCATTCAGTTATG gtGAATATTCAACTGAGAAGGCCTTCGGACGGTGCTACCAGTGAACCGCTGCCATTCGAACTCGTCCCGCTAGACTCAGGTAGGCGTAGATTCTGGTCGCTTCAGCATGACATACTGAAGAACGATTCTCCGGAGAATGAGGTGTTCAAAAAAATTCTTCTAGAGGGTACAGTAGCTCCGGCAGAGTTGAAACCTACTCCGCCCGTTAGTCCAAGTCAATCGGATGAGGTCATAGTGTTAGACACTCCGATAGCGGAGAACAAACCAATCGTAACGGAGCAGATTCCTAGTGAACAGAAAACGACCGAGTGGATCGAGCGAAACGAATTCAACGATGCTAACAATAATAGCGTTGACAATCAGATGATGGAGGAAAGTGTGTCCGTCGAGCAGCAAGTTCCGAAAGAGGATGAAGATAAAACTCTGAATGAGCTGTTGGAACAGGTTGCCGAGCTGGATGAGATCTATACGGATCACCAGCTCCGGCGGGAAAATATGATCATTGAGAATGAACTGAAAAATCTAGAGAAAACTGTTCCGATTGGTCTGGTAGAGAACGGTGAAAAGATGGATATTGACGATGTTTTTGATGACGCAGCTACCTATACTAGTTTGCAACGTGCCTTTAAAAATCCGGTTCCGCTAGCGTTAGGCCCTCCGGTTCCACCGCGTCCTTTCTTTCAATTTGAAGTAGAACCAGGGGATTACGATGCCGTGGAACCTGCTGTTGTTTGTCCTCCTACCATTGAGATTACTTCGTTGAAACGGGATAGCAGAGATGAGGAAAAACTTCCCCCACTTCCTCCGAAACGTGCTAAACCAAATAGTCAGAATAAGGAAAATTTCGATGGCGATGAAGTCATCCTGCATAGTATCATTCGTAAAGGTTCCATGCGTAGCTTAACCCCACGTCCCCAGTCTGATCAGATCATCATCATGAAGTCTCCGGACAGCCCACCGAATAAAAAACTTCCTCCTACACCGCCGGCGTCCCCTGTTAAGAGTGACTACGGTACATTGCCTAAGAGTAAGAAGCCAGGTTTTTTCTCTAAGCTGTTCTCTCGTAAGAAAAGCAAATCTGATCTTTCCGGTAGTACCAGCACTCTGAACAATAAGGGAACTCCTGGAGCATCCAAAGAACCAAGTGTCGTAAATTTCGAATCGGGTGATTCTGTTCGGGCTTCTATTCGTAGCAAAACTGAGAAGGGGGAGAAGCGTAAGGCTGGTAAACCGGTTGCTCGAAGTGCCAGCAGTGTTTCCTACAAGCAGCGACCGACTACCGAGTCGAATCCCGATGTAATCTACATCCCGCTCAAAGGTGATGGTCCTTCGACAAACCTTTCGTTCCGAACCGGAAACGGGGGCAGTGGCACGCATCTTTCTCTTCCGGGGAACGAAAATTATGAGCGAGCAAGCACAGCTTCGCTGCCACCACTGGATCGGAAAGCGGTCAGTGCTTTACAGCTGGACGTTCCGATTCAGGACGGTAATCTCGAACTGGTTGCTATTGCCGATGCAAGAAGTATAAAGAATCTGGTCGAGGGGGATTTCGGGATCAAGCTCGACCCGAGTGTAGATCTTACCGAAGCCGAACACTTTGCCTTGTACACCTCAATTGCCCCGAATGCGGCCCTCAGCGAGTTCGATGATACTTCCTGCTATTACTCCCTGGTCGAACCTGGTCCGTTCATATTCCAGCAGCAGCCGCATATCCGTCCCAATAGTACCGCTTACAGTGCCGATGTCTAG
- the LOC131678279 gene encoding embryonic polarity protein dorsal isoform X2: protein MLHSVVFCIRRAINLPSRLFSTYDTSLPDLPKDILEANDLLDLITDIIVEEMPPSAPEKPFVVITEQPQSKALRFRYECEGRSAGSIPGVHSTPEQKTFPSIEVRGYKGRAVVVVSCVTKDPPYRPHPHNLVGKEGCKKGVCTVEINSSSMTYTFSNLGIQCVKKKDIEDALRLREEIRVDPFKTGYSHAKQPATIDLNAVRLCFQVFLEGQQRGRFTEPLQPVVSDIIYDKKAMSDLVICKLSDITATVAGGKEIILLCEKVAKEDISVRFYEEQHGKIVWEDIGEFQHTNVHKQVAICFRTPRYRTLEVEHSVMVNIQLRRPSDGATSEPLPFELVPLDSGRRRFWSLQHDILKNDSPENEVFKKILLEGTVAPAELKPTPPVSPSQSDEVIVLDTPIAENKPIVTEQIPSEQKTTEWIERNEFNDANNNSVDNQMMEESVSVEQQVPKEDEDKTLNELLEQVAELDEIYTDHQLRRENMIIENELKNLEKTVPIGLVENGEKMDIDDVFDDAATYTSLQRAFKNPVPLALGPPVPPRPFFQFEVEPGDYDAVEPAVVCPPTIEITSLKRDSRDEEKLPPLPPKRAKPNSQNKENFDGDEVILHSIIRKGSMRSLTPRPQSDQIIIMKSPDSPPNKKLPPTPPASPVKSDYGTLPKSKKPGFFSKLFSRKKSKSDLSGSTSTLNNKGTPGASKEPSVVNFESGDSVRASIRSKTEKGEKRKAGKPVARSASSVSYKQRPTTESNPDVIYIPLKGDGPSTNLSFRTGNGGSGTHLSLPGNENYERASTASLPPLDRKAVSALQLDVPIQDGNLELVAIADARSIKNLVEGDFGIKLDPSVDLTEAEHFALYTSIAPNAALSEFDDTSCYYSLVEPGPFIFQQQPHIRPNSTAYSADV, encoded by the exons CTGATATAATCGTCGAAGAAATGCCCCCTTCAGCACCCGAGAAGCCATTCGTCGTCATCACCGAACAGCCGCAGTCCAAGGCACTCCGCTTTCGGTATGAATGTGAAGGACGTTCGGCCGGTTCGATACCGGGTGTGCACAGTACACCGGAGCAGAAAACCTTCCCCAGCATCGAGGTACGCGGTTACAAGGGCCGAGCCGTGGTGGTAGTTTCCTGCGTTACCAAGGATCCACCGTATCGGCCCCATCCGCACAATCTAGTCGGTAAGGAGGGCTGCAAGAAGGGTGTCTGCACGGTGGAGATCAACAGTAGTAGTATGACCTATACCTTCAGCAATCTCGGTATTCAGTGCGTCAAGAAGAAGGACATCGAGGATGCGCTGCGATTACGAGAGGAGATACGGGTGGATCCGTTCAAAA ctgGATACAGTCACGCTAAGCAACCCGCCACCATCGATCTGAACGCCGTCCGACTTTGCTTCCAAGTGTTTCTGGAGGGTCAACAGCGGGGACGCTTTACGGAACCGCTGCAGCCGGTGGTGTCCGATATTATCTACGACAAGAAGGCCATGTCGGATCTGGTGATTTGTAAGCTTAGTGACATTACGGCTACGGTGGCCGGTGGCAAAGAGATTATTCTGTTGTGCGAAAAGGTCGCCAAGGAGGACATTTCGGTGAGATTTTACGAGGAACAGCACGGCAAGATCGTGTGGGAGGATATTGGCGAGTTTCAGCATACCAACGTGCACAAACAGGTGGCTATCTGCTTCAGAACGCCACGCTATCGAACGCTGGAGGTGGAGCATTCAGTTATG gtGAATATTCAACTGAGAAGGCCTTCGGACGGTGCTACCAGTGAACCGCTGCCATTCGAACTCGTCCCGCTAGACTCAGGTAGGCGTAGATTCTGGTCGCTTCAGCATGACATACTGAAGAACGATTCTCCGGAGAATGAGGTGTTCAAAAAAATTCTTCTAGAGGGTACAGTAGCTCCGGCAGAGTTGAAACCTACTCCGCCCGTTAGTCCAAGTCAATCGGATGAGGTCATAGTGTTAGACACTCCGATAGCGGAGAACAAACCAATCGTAACGGAGCAGATTCCTAGTGAACAGAAAACGACCGAGTGGATCGAGCGAAACGAATTCAACGATGCTAACAATAATAGCGTTGACAATCAGATGATGGAGGAAAGTGTGTCCGTCGAGCAGCAAGTTCCGAAAGAGGATGAAGATAAAACTCTGAATGAGCTGTTGGAACAGGTTGCCGAGCTGGATGAGATCTATACGGATCACCAGCTCCGGCGGGAAAATATGATCATTGAGAATGAACTGAAAAATCTAGAGAAAACTGTTCCGATTGGTCTGGTAGAGAACGGTGAAAAGATGGATATTGACGATGTTTTTGATGACGCAGCTACCTATACTAGTTTGCAACGTGCCTTTAAAAATCCGGTTCCGCTAGCGTTAGGCCCTCCGGTTCCACCGCGTCCTTTCTTTCAATTTGAAGTAGAACCAGGGGATTACGATGCCGTGGAACCTGCTGTTGTTTGTCCTCCTACCATTGAGATTACTTCGTTGAAACGGGATAGCAGAGATGAGGAAAAACTTCCCCCACTTCCTCCGAAACGTGCTAAACCAAATAGTCAGAATAAGGAAAATTTCGATGGCGATGAAGTCATCCTGCATAGTATCATTCGTAAAGGTTCCATGCGTAGCTTAACCCCACGTCCCCAGTCTGATCAGATCATCATCATGAAGTCTCCGGACAGCCCACCGAATAAAAAACTTCCTCCTACACCGCCGGCGTCCCCTGTTAAGAGTGACTACGGTACATTGCCTAAGAGTAAGAAGCCAGGTTTTTTCTCTAAGCTGTTCTCTCGTAAGAAAAGCAAATCTGATCTTTCCGGTAGTACCAGCACTCTGAACAATAAGGGAACTCCTGGAGCATCCAAAGAACCAAGTGTCGTAAATTTCGAATCGGGTGATTCTGTTCGGGCTTCTATTCGTAGCAAAACTGAGAAGGGGGAGAAGCGTAAGGCTGGTAAACCGGTTGCTCGAAGTGCCAGCAGTGTTTCCTACAAGCAGCGACCGACTACCGAGTCGAATCCCGATGTAATCTACATCCCGCTCAAAGGTGATGGTCCTTCGACAAACCTTTCGTTCCGAACCGGAAACGGGGGCAGTGGCACGCATCTTTCTCTTCCGGGGAACGAAAATTATGAGCGAGCAAGCACAGCTTCGCTGCCACCACTGGATCGGAAAGCGGTCAGTGCTTTACAGCTGGACGTTCCGATTCAGGACGGTAATCTCGAACTGGTTGCTATTGCCGATGCAAGAAGTATAAAGAATCTGGTCGAGGGGGATTTCGGGATCAAGCTCGACCCGAGTGTAGATCTTACCGAAGCCGAACACTTTGCCTTGTACACCTCAATTGCCCCGAATGCGGCCCTCAGCGAGTTCGATGATACTTCCTGCTATTACTCCCTGGTCGAACCTGGTCCGTTCATATTCCAGCAGCAGCCGCATATCCGTCCCAATAGTACCGCTTACAGTGCCGATGTCTAG
- the LOC131678279 gene encoding embryonic polarity protein dorsal isoform X3 yields MGPTSNAVEDDTSLPDLPKDILEANDLLDLITDIIVEEMPPSAPEKPFVVITEQPQSKALRFRYECEGRSAGSIPGVHSTPEQKTFPSIEVRGYKGRAVVVVSCVTKDPPYRPHPHNLVGKEGCKKGVCTVEINSSSMTYTFSNLGIQCVKKKDIEDALRLREEIRVDPFKTGYSHAKQPATIDLNAVRLCFQVFLEGQQRGRFTEPLQPVVSDIIYDKKAMSDLVICKLSDITATVAGGKEIILLCEKVAKEDISVRFYEEQHGKIVWEDIGEFQHTNVHKQVAICFRTPRYRTLEVEHSVMVNIQLRRPSDGATSEPLPFELVPLDSGRRRFWSLQHDILKNDSPENEVFKKILLEGTVAPAELKPTPPVSPSQSDEVIVLDTPIAENKPIVTEQIPSEQKTTEWIERNEFNDANNNSVDNQMMEESVSVEQQVPKEDEDKTLNELLEQVAELDEIYTDHQLRRENMIIENELKNLEKTVPIGLVENGEKMDIDDVFDDAATYTSLQRAFKNPVPLALGPPVPPRPFFQFEVEPGDYDAVEPAVVCPPTIEITSLKRDSRDEEKLPPLPPKRAKPNSQNKENFDGDEVILHSIIRKGSMRSLTPRPQSDQIIIMKSPDSPPNKKLPPTPPASPVKSDYGTLPKSKKPGFFSKLFSRKKSKSDLSGSTSTLNNKGTPGASKEPSVVNFESGDSVRASIRSKTEKGEKRKAGKPVARSASSVSYKQRPTTESNPDVIYIPLKGDGPSTNLSFRTGNGGSGTHLSLPGNENYERASTASLPPLDRKAVSALQLDVPIQDGNLELVAIADARSIKNLVEGDFGIKLDPSVDLTEAEHFALYTSIAPNAALSEFDDTSCYYSLVEPGPFIFQQQPHIRPNSTAYSADV; encoded by the exons CTGATATAATCGTCGAAGAAATGCCCCCTTCAGCACCCGAGAAGCCATTCGTCGTCATCACCGAACAGCCGCAGTCCAAGGCACTCCGCTTTCGGTATGAATGTGAAGGACGTTCGGCCGGTTCGATACCGGGTGTGCACAGTACACCGGAGCAGAAAACCTTCCCCAGCATCGAGGTACGCGGTTACAAGGGCCGAGCCGTGGTGGTAGTTTCCTGCGTTACCAAGGATCCACCGTATCGGCCCCATCCGCACAATCTAGTCGGTAAGGAGGGCTGCAAGAAGGGTGTCTGCACGGTGGAGATCAACAGTAGTAGTATGACCTATACCTTCAGCAATCTCGGTATTCAGTGCGTCAAGAAGAAGGACATCGAGGATGCGCTGCGATTACGAGAGGAGATACGGGTGGATCCGTTCAAAA ctgGATACAGTCACGCTAAGCAACCCGCCACCATCGATCTGAACGCCGTCCGACTTTGCTTCCAAGTGTTTCTGGAGGGTCAACAGCGGGGACGCTTTACGGAACCGCTGCAGCCGGTGGTGTCCGATATTATCTACGACAAGAAGGCCATGTCGGATCTGGTGATTTGTAAGCTTAGTGACATTACGGCTACGGTGGCCGGTGGCAAAGAGATTATTCTGTTGTGCGAAAAGGTCGCCAAGGAGGACATTTCGGTGAGATTTTACGAGGAACAGCACGGCAAGATCGTGTGGGAGGATATTGGCGAGTTTCAGCATACCAACGTGCACAAACAGGTGGCTATCTGCTTCAGAACGCCACGCTATCGAACGCTGGAGGTGGAGCATTCAGTTATG gtGAATATTCAACTGAGAAGGCCTTCGGACGGTGCTACCAGTGAACCGCTGCCATTCGAACTCGTCCCGCTAGACTCAGGTAGGCGTAGATTCTGGTCGCTTCAGCATGACATACTGAAGAACGATTCTCCGGAGAATGAGGTGTTCAAAAAAATTCTTCTAGAGGGTACAGTAGCTCCGGCAGAGTTGAAACCTACTCCGCCCGTTAGTCCAAGTCAATCGGATGAGGTCATAGTGTTAGACACTCCGATAGCGGAGAACAAACCAATCGTAACGGAGCAGATTCCTAGTGAACAGAAAACGACCGAGTGGATCGAGCGAAACGAATTCAACGATGCTAACAATAATAGCGTTGACAATCAGATGATGGAGGAAAGTGTGTCCGTCGAGCAGCAAGTTCCGAAAGAGGATGAAGATAAAACTCTGAATGAGCTGTTGGAACAGGTTGCCGAGCTGGATGAGATCTATACGGATCACCAGCTCCGGCGGGAAAATATGATCATTGAGAATGAACTGAAAAATCTAGAGAAAACTGTTCCGATTGGTCTGGTAGAGAACGGTGAAAAGATGGATATTGACGATGTTTTTGATGACGCAGCTACCTATACTAGTTTGCAACGTGCCTTTAAAAATCCGGTTCCGCTAGCGTTAGGCCCTCCGGTTCCACCGCGTCCTTTCTTTCAATTTGAAGTAGAACCAGGGGATTACGATGCCGTGGAACCTGCTGTTGTTTGTCCTCCTACCATTGAGATTACTTCGTTGAAACGGGATAGCAGAGATGAGGAAAAACTTCCCCCACTTCCTCCGAAACGTGCTAAACCAAATAGTCAGAATAAGGAAAATTTCGATGGCGATGAAGTCATCCTGCATAGTATCATTCGTAAAGGTTCCATGCGTAGCTTAACCCCACGTCCCCAGTCTGATCAGATCATCATCATGAAGTCTCCGGACAGCCCACCGAATAAAAAACTTCCTCCTACACCGCCGGCGTCCCCTGTTAAGAGTGACTACGGTACATTGCCTAAGAGTAAGAAGCCAGGTTTTTTCTCTAAGCTGTTCTCTCGTAAGAAAAGCAAATCTGATCTTTCCGGTAGTACCAGCACTCTGAACAATAAGGGAACTCCTGGAGCATCCAAAGAACCAAGTGTCGTAAATTTCGAATCGGGTGATTCTGTTCGGGCTTCTATTCGTAGCAAAACTGAGAAGGGGGAGAAGCGTAAGGCTGGTAAACCGGTTGCTCGAAGTGCCAGCAGTGTTTCCTACAAGCAGCGACCGACTACCGAGTCGAATCCCGATGTAATCTACATCCCGCTCAAAGGTGATGGTCCTTCGACAAACCTTTCGTTCCGAACCGGAAACGGGGGCAGTGGCACGCATCTTTCTCTTCCGGGGAACGAAAATTATGAGCGAGCAAGCACAGCTTCGCTGCCACCACTGGATCGGAAAGCGGTCAGTGCTTTACAGCTGGACGTTCCGATTCAGGACGGTAATCTCGAACTGGTTGCTATTGCCGATGCAAGAAGTATAAAGAATCTGGTCGAGGGGGATTTCGGGATCAAGCTCGACCCGAGTGTAGATCTTACCGAAGCCGAACACTTTGCCTTGTACACCTCAATTGCCCCGAATGCGGCCCTCAGCGAGTTCGATGATACTTCCTGCTATTACTCCCTGGTCGAACCTGGTCCGTTCATATTCCAGCAGCAGCCGCATATCCGTCCCAATAGTACCGCTTACAGTGCCGATGTCTAG
- the LOC131678279 gene encoding embryonic polarity protein dorsal isoform X4: MPPSAPEKPFVVITEQPQSKALRFRYECEGRSAGSIPGVHSTPEQKTFPSIEVRGYKGRAVVVVSCVTKDPPYRPHPHNLVGKEGCKKGVCTVEINSSSMTYTFSNLGIQCVKKKDIEDALRLREEIRVDPFKTGYSHAKQPATIDLNAVRLCFQVFLEGQQRGRFTEPLQPVVSDIIYDKKAMSDLVICKLSDITATVAGGKEIILLCEKVAKEDISVRFYEEQHGKIVWEDIGEFQHTNVHKQVAICFRTPRYRTLEVEHSVMVNIQLRRPSDGATSEPLPFELVPLDSGRRRFWSLQHDILKNDSPENEVFKKILLEGTVAPAELKPTPPVSPSQSDEVIVLDTPIAENKPIVTEQIPSEQKTTEWIERNEFNDANNNSVDNQMMEESVSVEQQVPKEDEDKTLNELLEQVAELDEIYTDHQLRRENMIIENELKNLEKTVPIGLVENGEKMDIDDVFDDAATYTSLQRAFKNPVPLALGPPVPPRPFFQFEVEPGDYDAVEPAVVCPPTIEITSLKRDSRDEEKLPPLPPKRAKPNSQNKENFDGDEVILHSIIRKGSMRSLTPRPQSDQIIIMKSPDSPPNKKLPPTPPASPVKSDYGTLPKSKKPGFFSKLFSRKKSKSDLSGSTSTLNNKGTPGASKEPSVVNFESGDSVRASIRSKTEKGEKRKAGKPVARSASSVSYKQRPTTESNPDVIYIPLKGDGPSTNLSFRTGNGGSGTHLSLPGNENYERASTASLPPLDRKAVSALQLDVPIQDGNLELVAIADARSIKNLVEGDFGIKLDPSVDLTEAEHFALYTSIAPNAALSEFDDTSCYYSLVEPGPFIFQQQPHIRPNSTAYSADV, translated from the exons ATGCCCCCTTCAGCACCCGAGAAGCCATTCGTCGTCATCACCGAACAGCCGCAGTCCAAGGCACTCCGCTTTCGGTATGAATGTGAAGGACGTTCGGCCGGTTCGATACCGGGTGTGCACAGTACACCGGAGCAGAAAACCTTCCCCAGCATCGAGGTACGCGGTTACAAGGGCCGAGCCGTGGTGGTAGTTTCCTGCGTTACCAAGGATCCACCGTATCGGCCCCATCCGCACAATCTAGTCGGTAAGGAGGGCTGCAAGAAGGGTGTCTGCACGGTGGAGATCAACAGTAGTAGTATGACCTATACCTTCAGCAATCTCGGTATTCAGTGCGTCAAGAAGAAGGACATCGAGGATGCGCTGCGATTACGAGAGGAGATACGGGTGGATCCGTTCAAAA ctgGATACAGTCACGCTAAGCAACCCGCCACCATCGATCTGAACGCCGTCCGACTTTGCTTCCAAGTGTTTCTGGAGGGTCAACAGCGGGGACGCTTTACGGAACCGCTGCAGCCGGTGGTGTCCGATATTATCTACGACAAGAAGGCCATGTCGGATCTGGTGATTTGTAAGCTTAGTGACATTACGGCTACGGTGGCCGGTGGCAAAGAGATTATTCTGTTGTGCGAAAAGGTCGCCAAGGAGGACATTTCGGTGAGATTTTACGAGGAACAGCACGGCAAGATCGTGTGGGAGGATATTGGCGAGTTTCAGCATACCAACGTGCACAAACAGGTGGCTATCTGCTTCAGAACGCCACGCTATCGAACGCTGGAGGTGGAGCATTCAGTTATG gtGAATATTCAACTGAGAAGGCCTTCGGACGGTGCTACCAGTGAACCGCTGCCATTCGAACTCGTCCCGCTAGACTCAGGTAGGCGTAGATTCTGGTCGCTTCAGCATGACATACTGAAGAACGATTCTCCGGAGAATGAGGTGTTCAAAAAAATTCTTCTAGAGGGTACAGTAGCTCCGGCAGAGTTGAAACCTACTCCGCCCGTTAGTCCAAGTCAATCGGATGAGGTCATAGTGTTAGACACTCCGATAGCGGAGAACAAACCAATCGTAACGGAGCAGATTCCTAGTGAACAGAAAACGACCGAGTGGATCGAGCGAAACGAATTCAACGATGCTAACAATAATAGCGTTGACAATCAGATGATGGAGGAAAGTGTGTCCGTCGAGCAGCAAGTTCCGAAAGAGGATGAAGATAAAACTCTGAATGAGCTGTTGGAACAGGTTGCCGAGCTGGATGAGATCTATACGGATCACCAGCTCCGGCGGGAAAATATGATCATTGAGAATGAACTGAAAAATCTAGAGAAAACTGTTCCGATTGGTCTGGTAGAGAACGGTGAAAAGATGGATATTGACGATGTTTTTGATGACGCAGCTACCTATACTAGTTTGCAACGTGCCTTTAAAAATCCGGTTCCGCTAGCGTTAGGCCCTCCGGTTCCACCGCGTCCTTTCTTTCAATTTGAAGTAGAACCAGGGGATTACGATGCCGTGGAACCTGCTGTTGTTTGTCCTCCTACCATTGAGATTACTTCGTTGAAACGGGATAGCAGAGATGAGGAAAAACTTCCCCCACTTCCTCCGAAACGTGCTAAACCAAATAGTCAGAATAAGGAAAATTTCGATGGCGATGAAGTCATCCTGCATAGTATCATTCGTAAAGGTTCCATGCGTAGCTTAACCCCACGTCCCCAGTCTGATCAGATCATCATCATGAAGTCTCCGGACAGCCCACCGAATAAAAAACTTCCTCCTACACCGCCGGCGTCCCCTGTTAAGAGTGACTACGGTACATTGCCTAAGAGTAAGAAGCCAGGTTTTTTCTCTAAGCTGTTCTCTCGTAAGAAAAGCAAATCTGATCTTTCCGGTAGTACCAGCACTCTGAACAATAAGGGAACTCCTGGAGCATCCAAAGAACCAAGTGTCGTAAATTTCGAATCGGGTGATTCTGTTCGGGCTTCTATTCGTAGCAAAACTGAGAAGGGGGAGAAGCGTAAGGCTGGTAAACCGGTTGCTCGAAGTGCCAGCAGTGTTTCCTACAAGCAGCGACCGACTACCGAGTCGAATCCCGATGTAATCTACATCCCGCTCAAAGGTGATGGTCCTTCGACAAACCTTTCGTTCCGAACCGGAAACGGGGGCAGTGGCACGCATCTTTCTCTTCCGGGGAACGAAAATTATGAGCGAGCAAGCACAGCTTCGCTGCCACCACTGGATCGGAAAGCGGTCAGTGCTTTACAGCTGGACGTTCCGATTCAGGACGGTAATCTCGAACTGGTTGCTATTGCCGATGCAAGAAGTATAAAGAATCTGGTCGAGGGGGATTTCGGGATCAAGCTCGACCCGAGTGTAGATCTTACCGAAGCCGAACACTTTGCCTTGTACACCTCAATTGCCCCGAATGCGGCCCTCAGCGAGTTCGATGATACTTCCTGCTATTACTCCCTGGTCGAACCTGGTCCGTTCATATTCCAGCAGCAGCCGCATATCCGTCCCAATAGTACCGCTTACAGTGCCGATGTCTAG